The following proteins are co-located in the Flectobacillus major DSM 103 genome:
- a CDS encoding septal ring lytic transglycosylase RlpA family protein: MRIFKYVLLFGVVLWCNCQAKAQVGEKYYGRASYYADKFHGRMTSSGEPYSREEYTAAHRTLPFNTILEVTNTTNNKTVVVKVNDRGPFAYSRVLDLSFVAARDLELLANGEADIQIKVIAMDNPAYVLASYEPGAKGDFTREFRQHLPIKFEMKDGKMILDTAYQATPTVASAPKVLPIQTNQPLIVETAPQKIYNSADSSQQHKYIRVIKDINGNYKIDASGNPEKTTLASNTPATPTENNSPSNSNRHEYLNVYTDAEGRIRVSSGNTTNNTNSFTSDLPSKVSVTPQKETTILASQKELAYTTEAKPVAEKTKEVNKDTPQKHSYLQVVRDADGRVRVDTKTQNDN; encoded by the coding sequence ATGAGGATATTCAAGTATGTATTACTATTTGGCGTTGTGTTGTGGTGTAATTGTCAAGCAAAAGCTCAAGTTGGTGAAAAGTATTATGGCCGAGCCTCTTATTATGCTGACAAATTTCATGGTCGAATGACATCAAGTGGTGAACCCTACAGCCGTGAAGAATACACAGCGGCACATCGAACCCTACCATTCAATACTATTTTGGAAGTTACCAATACTACTAACAACAAAACCGTTGTGGTAAAAGTAAACGACAGAGGGCCTTTTGCTTACAGTCGTGTATTGGATTTATCGTTTGTGGCAGCTCGTGACTTGGAGCTACTAGCCAATGGAGAAGCTGATATTCAAATTAAGGTGATTGCCATGGACAACCCTGCATACGTATTGGCATCGTACGAACCTGGCGCTAAAGGCGATTTTACTCGTGAGTTTCGACAGCATTTGCCCATCAAGTTTGAGATGAAAGATGGCAAAATGATTTTAGATACTGCTTATCAAGCTACGCCTACTGTAGCATCAGCCCCAAAGGTTTTGCCTATTCAAACCAACCAACCTTTGATAGTAGAAACAGCTCCTCAAAAAATATACAATTCGGCCGATTCTAGCCAACAACATAAGTATATTAGGGTAATAAAGGATATTAACGGCAACTATAAAATAGATGCTTCGGGCAATCCTGAAAAAACTACACTAGCAAGCAATACGCCTGCTACTCCTACAGAAAACAATAGCCCTAGCAACTCCAACCGACACGAATACTTAAATGTATACACCGACGCTGAAGGTCGAATCCGTGTGAGTTCTGGCAATACTACCAACAATACCAACTCATTCACTAGCGACCTGCCCTCAAAAGTTTCGGTTACTCCCCAAAAGGAAACAACTATTCTAGCTTCACAAAAAGAGCTTGCTTATACAACCGAAGCCAAACCTGTTGCTGAAAAAACCAAAGAAGTCAATAAGGATACTCCCCAAAAACATTCGTACTTACAAGTAGTACGCGATGCCGATGGCCGAGTTAGGGTAGATACCAAAACACAAAATGATAATTAA
- a CDS encoding citrate synthase, whose amino-acid sequence MSDFAELSLGDKRIQLPVITGTEDEKAIDIAKLRDETGYITIDSGYKNTGATKSAITFLDGELGILRYRGYSIEELAEKATFLEVAYLLIYGELPTAEQYASFETEIKMHTIVNEDMRKIFEGFPVNAHPMGVLSAMVCAMSAFYTGDKAGSDELNIIRLLSKMPSMATWSYKKSQGHPINYPKNSLDYCSNFLQMMFALPVEDYTVDPVVSAALNKLLILHADHEQNCSTSTVRLVGSSHASLYASISAGINALSGPLHGGANQEVIEMLEAIKADGGDTDKFIAMAKDKTSGFRLMGFGHRVYKNFDPRAKIIKKAADDVLAKLGVNDPILEIAKKLEEAALNDPYFVQRKLYPNVDFYSGIIYRALGIPTNMFTVMFAIGRLPGWIAQWKEMKSNKEPIGRPRQVYVGATPREYVEIANR is encoded by the coding sequence ATGTCAGATTTTGCAGAACTATCATTAGGTGATAAACGCATTCAGTTGCCTGTTATCACAGGAACTGAAGATGAAAAAGCAATTGATATTGCCAAGCTCCGTGACGAGACAGGTTATATCACAATTGACTCAGGTTACAAGAATACAGGTGCCACAAAAAGTGCCATCACATTTTTGGATGGCGAATTAGGAATTCTTCGTTACAGAGGGTACTCTATCGAAGAATTAGCTGAAAAAGCTACTTTCTTGGAAGTTGCTTATCTCTTGATTTATGGTGAATTGCCTACTGCAGAGCAATATGCCTCGTTTGAGACAGAAATCAAAATGCACACTATCGTCAATGAGGATATGCGTAAGATTTTTGAAGGCTTCCCTGTAAATGCTCACCCAATGGGCGTTTTATCAGCAATGGTATGTGCAATGTCTGCTTTTTACACAGGCGATAAAGCTGGTTCTGACGAGCTTAACATTATCCGTTTGTTGTCAAAAATGCCTTCAATGGCTACTTGGTCTTACAAAAAATCTCAAGGACACCCAATCAACTATCCTAAAAATTCGCTGGATTATTGTTCAAACTTCTTACAAATGATGTTTGCTTTGCCAGTAGAAGACTATACTGTTGACCCTGTGGTTTCTGCGGCATTGAACAAGCTCTTAATTCTTCATGCCGACCACGAGCAAAACTGTTCTACTTCTACAGTTCGCTTGGTGGGTTCGTCACATGCAAGTTTATATGCTTCTATTTCGGCAGGTATCAATGCCCTTTCGGGGCCTCTTCATGGTGGTGCCAACCAAGAGGTAATTGAAATGCTAGAAGCTATCAAAGCTGACGGTGGCGATACAGATAAGTTTATTGCTATGGCAAAAGACAAAACGTCTGGCTTCCGTTTGATGGGCTTTGGCCACCGTGTTTACAAAAACTTCGACCCTCGTGCTAAAATCATCAAAAAAGCAGCAGACGATGTTTTGGCTAAATTAGGTGTAAACGACCCTATTTTGGAAATTGCAAAAAAATTAGAAGAAGCAGCTCTTAACGACCCGTATTTTGTTCAACGCAAGTTATATCCAAACGTTGACTTCTACTCAGGCATTATTTACCGTGCTTTAGGTATTCCTACCAATATGTTTACAGTAATGTTTGCGATTGGTCGTTTGCCAGGTTGGATTGCTCAGTGGAAAGAAATGAAATCAAACAAAGAGCCTATCGGTCGTCCACGTCAAGTATATGTTGGGGCTACTCCTCGCGAGTATGTTGAGATTGCCAACAGATAG